In Persicimonas caeni, a single window of DNA contains:
- a CDS encoding glycosyltransferase family 4 protein — protein sequence MPAAHSSHTDACVMLDARYISDQSSGIGRYTENLIEQLLELDDTLRLKLITHPSRPRPFESPRVSCQTYAAAPNSLRTRFLLTKSIDFRGVDLFHSPFNILPADVPVPCIFTLHDIMWLLDKNYCTDSWWRKLVTGTFYQQLIPRSAAQATRILTVSHHSRRSIEDYFPQKAGRVHVTYNGVDPFFRPMAPEKGWPLLSKWLTPRSRFVLVVGQGSPYKNHAGALAGFIEAFRHDPDVYFVLVRRLTRGPATRLKQLMADPDVASRIIQLDYVTGDELRALYSLAHAFLFPSLYEGFGLPALEAMSCGTPVVTSTYGAPGEVAGPAALTADPESPSELAGALRKLFDDDEFWQQQRQRGLEHAAKFTWRKCAQDTLSIYRQTLEGVE from the coding sequence ATGCCTGCAGCCCATTCGTCTCATACCGACGCCTGTGTGATGCTCGACGCGCGCTATATCAGCGATCAGTCGAGCGGCATTGGGCGATACACCGAAAACCTCATCGAGCAGCTGCTCGAGCTCGACGATACGTTGCGCTTGAAGCTCATCACCCATCCGAGCCGGCCTCGGCCGTTCGAATCGCCTCGGGTATCGTGTCAGACGTATGCGGCCGCCCCAAATTCATTGCGCACGCGATTTTTACTCACCAAGAGCATCGATTTTCGCGGCGTCGACTTGTTTCATTCGCCGTTCAATATCTTGCCGGCCGACGTGCCCGTGCCGTGTATCTTCACGTTGCACGATATCATGTGGCTGCTCGACAAGAACTACTGCACCGACAGTTGGTGGCGGAAGCTGGTCACCGGCACATTCTATCAGCAGTTGATCCCGCGCTCGGCCGCGCAGGCCACGCGCATTTTGACCGTGTCGCATCACTCGCGGCGTTCGATCGAAGACTATTTCCCACAGAAGGCCGGCCGCGTTCACGTGACCTACAACGGTGTCGACCCGTTTTTTCGTCCGATGGCCCCCGAAAAAGGTTGGCCGCTGCTCTCAAAATGGCTCACACCACGCTCGCGCTTCGTGCTCGTGGTCGGTCAGGGCTCGCCGTACAAAAACCACGCAGGCGCGCTCGCCGGATTCATCGAGGCGTTTCGCCACGACCCGGACGTCTACTTCGTGCTCGTGCGCCGACTGACCCGAGGGCCGGCCACGCGTCTGAAGCAGTTGATGGCCGACCCCGACGTCGCCTCGCGCATCATCCAGCTCGACTACGTCACCGGCGACGAGCTGCGCGCGTTGTATAGCTTGGCGCACGCGTTTTTGTTCCCGTCACTGTACGAGGGCTTCGGCCTGCCGGCGCTCGAGGCGATGTCGTGCGGCACCCCGGTGGTCACCTCGACCTACGGCGCGCCCGGCGAGGTCGCCGGCCCCGCCGCGCTGACCGCCGACCCGGAGTCGCCCTCCGAGCTGGCCGGCGCGCTGCGAAAGCTCTTCGACGACGACGAGTTCTGGCAACAACAACGCCAACGCGGCCTCGAACACGCCGCCAAATTCACCTGGCGCAAGTGCGCCCAAGATACGCTATCGATTTATCGCCAAACGCTCGAAGGGGTTGAGTGA
- a CDS encoding efflux RND transporter permease subunit, translating to MTGLLKRFIAVFFRRIVGRHYLVISALSLLLSGLAIWVIATRWNINSDFKALLPQTSAAYQAMEEVGDRVGSGSALFVVIDSPDGEANKRFAKVYAEKLRGLPEVALAHYHNDKSFFKKHQLLYLDEPDLQKLRDKLADKIRDKKRKANPLFVSLGSSDDDDDDELIDKKQLEEKYQDLAHEDYKEYLVSDDGYALTIVVRFVESSTNLEATNRLLNKVKDLGQSLEPSEYHPEMALEYGGGLINRQKEYSSILDDVQTSAVFTLVGLFLIIALYFRRLRAISFVLTPLIMSVLWTLAIGFLVYGELTTVTVFIFAILLGLGIDFSIHLLSGYDHARAEGKEPVDALIECYNTTGKATVVGAFTTFVTFLVLSFAQFRGLSQFGQVASVGVMCTLLAMMVVLPALILTVHRFKPHEPSAAGALFGLSMPEWAKETRVRRFAPVLLLLAAGLTTFAAVQSPQLRFEENFRRVGKFTPPWQAAEKKEQKKDPAAEAESQAAHLARKVASQAVQVRSQVDPDTYKPDRKQKTTGQKYTSAVSGKQSSTPTLLLFDDPENARQVYEHMSALKREGKLETVRSVASIYAFMPGTLDAQKARMDEIAALGKVIDDDDRSFLDKKERKRVAELDDRVDVEPFSIYDLPTWTKRLFKEAGAGAKPAHEGEEYAFEYTIYVNEAVDHMKGAEARRFLSELQQVKKDTGIDFRIGSQSYIYTAMLDEIKNDGVVMLSIALIIVFLILAFTFRHPLRGLVAFTPLLLGALWMFGIAAFVGLRLDFFNVIILPVVIGLGVDDGVHFYYHYREKGRGSVGEVLRKVGSAITMTSITSMIGFGGLAVTDYAGLQSIGYLAIIGIATTLLATLLVLPAILWLGEKYDIQWLVGE from the coding sequence ATGACAGGCCTTCTCAAACGATTCATAGCCGTCTTCTTCCGGCGCATCGTCGGCCGCCACTACCTGGTGATCAGTGCGCTGAGCCTTCTGTTGAGCGGTTTGGCCATCTGGGTCATCGCCACTCGGTGGAATATCAACAGCGACTTCAAGGCGCTGCTGCCGCAAACCTCGGCGGCCTATCAGGCCATGGAGGAGGTCGGCGATCGCGTCGGCAGCGGCTCGGCGCTCTTTGTGGTGATCGACTCGCCCGACGGCGAGGCCAACAAGCGCTTCGCCAAGGTCTACGCCGAGAAGCTGCGCGGGCTGCCCGAGGTCGCGCTCGCCCACTACCACAACGACAAGAGCTTCTTCAAAAAGCACCAGCTGCTCTACCTCGACGAGCCCGACCTGCAGAAGCTGCGCGACAAGCTCGCCGACAAGATCCGCGACAAAAAGCGCAAGGCCAACCCGCTCTTCGTGTCGCTGGGAAGCTCGGACGATGATGACGACGATGAGCTCATCGACAAGAAGCAGCTCGAAGAGAAGTACCAGGACCTCGCTCACGAAGATTACAAGGAGTACTTGGTCAGCGACGACGGCTACGCGCTCACGATCGTGGTGCGCTTCGTCGAGTCGTCGACCAACCTGGAGGCGACCAACCGGCTGCTCAACAAGGTCAAAGACCTGGGCCAGAGCCTCGAGCCGAGCGAATATCACCCGGAGATGGCCCTCGAGTACGGCGGCGGGCTGATCAACCGCCAGAAGGAGTACAGCTCCATCCTCGACGACGTGCAGACCTCGGCGGTCTTCACGCTGGTCGGTCTGTTCTTGATCATCGCGCTCTATTTCCGCCGGCTGCGAGCCATCAGCTTCGTGCTCACCCCGCTGATCATGAGCGTGCTGTGGACGCTGGCGATTGGCTTCTTGGTCTACGGAGAGCTGACGACCGTCACGGTCTTCATCTTCGCGATCCTGCTCGGCCTCGGCATCGACTTCAGTATCCACTTGCTAAGCGGCTACGACCACGCCCGCGCCGAGGGCAAGGAGCCGGTCGACGCGCTCATCGAGTGCTACAATACCACCGGCAAGGCCACCGTCGTGGGTGCGTTTACCACCTTCGTGACCTTCTTGGTGCTCAGCTTCGCGCAGTTCCGCGGGTTGAGTCAGTTCGGCCAGGTCGCCAGCGTCGGCGTTATGTGCACGCTGTTGGCGATGATGGTCGTGCTGCCGGCGCTGATCTTGACCGTGCATCGCTTCAAGCCGCACGAGCCGTCGGCCGCAGGCGCTCTATTCGGCCTGTCGATGCCCGAATGGGCCAAGGAGACGCGCGTTCGGCGGTTCGCGCCGGTGCTGCTGCTCTTGGCCGCAGGGCTGACCACGTTTGCCGCCGTCCAGTCGCCGCAGCTTCGCTTCGAGGAGAATTTCCGCCGCGTCGGCAAATTCACCCCGCCGTGGCAGGCTGCAGAAAAGAAGGAACAGAAGAAGGACCCCGCCGCCGAGGCCGAGTCGCAAGCGGCCCACCTCGCCCGCAAGGTCGCCTCGCAGGCCGTTCAGGTGCGAAGCCAGGTCGATCCCGACACCTACAAGCCGGATCGCAAGCAGAAGACCACCGGCCAAAAGTACACCAGCGCGGTCAGCGGCAAGCAGTCGTCGACGCCGACGCTGCTGCTCTTCGACGACCCGGAAAACGCACGCCAAGTCTACGAGCATATGTCCGCGCTCAAGCGCGAGGGCAAGCTCGAGACGGTGCGCTCGGTGGCCTCCATCTACGCGTTCATGCCGGGCACGTTGGACGCCCAGAAAGCGCGCATGGACGAGATCGCCGCGCTCGGTAAAGTCATCGACGACGATGACCGCTCCTTCCTCGACAAAAAGGAACGCAAGCGCGTCGCCGAGCTCGACGATCGCGTCGACGTCGAGCCGTTCAGCATCTACGACCTGCCGACCTGGACCAAACGCCTCTTCAAGGAGGCCGGCGCCGGCGCCAAGCCCGCTCACGAGGGCGAAGAGTACGCCTTCGAGTACACCATCTACGTCAACGAGGCGGTCGACCACATGAAGGGCGCCGAGGCGCGCCGCTTCCTGAGCGAGCTTCAGCAGGTCAAAAAAGACACCGGCATCGACTTTCGTATCGGCAGCCAGTCGTACATCTACACGGCGATGCTCGACGAGATCAAAAACGACGGCGTGGTGATGCTGAGCATCGCGCTGATCATCGTCTTCCTCATCTTGGCCTTCACCTTCCGCCATCCGCTGCGCGGCCTGGTCGCCTTCACGCCGCTGTTGCTCGGCGCGCTGTGGATGTTCGGCATCGCCGCCTTCGTGGGGCTTCGCCTCGATTTCTTCAACGTCATCATCTTGCCTGTGGTCATCGGCCTGGGCGTCGATGACGGGGTCCACTTCTACTACCACTACCGCGAGAAGGGCCGCGGCTCGGTCGGCGAAGTGTTGCGCAAGGTCGGCTCGGCGATCACGATGACCTCGATCACCTCGATGATCGGCTTCGGCGGCCTCGCCGTCACCGACTACGCCGGGCTTCAGTCGATCGGCTACCTGGCGATCATCGGCATCGCGACCACGCTGCTGGCCACCCTGCTGGTGCTGCCGGCAATCTTATGGCTCGGCGAGAAGTATGATATTCAGTGGTTGGTAGGTGAGTGA
- a CDS encoding PKD domain-containing protein, with the protein MTKVVPILLAVTLLTACGADRNQAPTASLSAGASEVALGDEITLDGTASTDPDGDPLLFRWSVDAPQGSAVDLSGERAQTVSFTPDILGTYTVRLSVDDGEFESQPVAVTVEATGSGAPVADAGDDQSVEVGAEVTLDGTGSSDPNGDALTYTWSIKQPPPGSSASLDDPSAAQPTFTADVAGDYIIALVVSDGELESQEDTVTISAGSGNLPPQADAGEDQTADVGREVVLEGGGTDPDSSELTYFWSFVSRPTGSNAAISGAVTDTARFTPDVEGTYEIELKVSDEESSDTDTVVVTAETSVSTTCLLISEYIEGSSDNKAVELYNCDNAPIDLSGFGLCVVSNANTTCTNYDIALDGELAAGDVLTLCNTGLDSAVYDPANCDVVDGSVNFNGNDRIVVYEDVDDSGDFGTGDIPADTFGEITNVPSSATTWSDTTLRRCDFERLDGASGFDFTQYFVEAATDDFSDFGQAPTEGCP; encoded by the coding sequence ATGACCAAAGTAGTTCCAATTCTCCTAGCTGTGACCCTCCTCACAGCCTGCGGCGCAGACCGCAATCAAGCCCCCACCGCCAGCCTGTCGGCCGGCGCCTCCGAAGTCGCCCTGGGCGACGAAATCACCCTCGACGGCACCGCCAGCACAGACCCCGACGGAGACCCGCTCTTGTTCCGCTGGTCGGTCGACGCGCCGCAAGGCAGCGCGGTCGACCTCTCCGGCGAGCGTGCCCAGACGGTCAGCTTCACCCCCGACATCCTGGGCACCTACACGGTGCGCCTGAGCGTCGACGACGGCGAGTTCGAAAGCCAGCCCGTCGCCGTCACGGTCGAGGCGACCGGTTCGGGCGCACCGGTGGCCGACGCCGGCGACGACCAGTCGGTCGAGGTGGGCGCCGAGGTCACCCTCGACGGCACCGGAAGCTCCGATCCCAACGGCGACGCCCTCACGTACACTTGGTCGATCAAGCAGCCCCCGCCCGGAAGCTCGGCTTCGTTGGACGATCCCAGCGCCGCCCAGCCCACCTTCACGGCCGACGTCGCCGGCGACTATATCATCGCGCTGGTCGTCTCCGACGGTGAGCTGGAGAGTCAGGAAGACACCGTCACGATCTCGGCCGGCAGCGGCAACCTGCCGCCGCAGGCGGACGCCGGCGAGGACCAGACCGCCGACGTCGGCCGCGAGGTCGTGCTCGAGGGGGGCGGCACCGACCCGGACAGCAGCGAGTTGACCTACTTCTGGTCGTTCGTCTCCCGCCCCACGGGCAGCAACGCCGCCATCAGCGGCGCGGTCACCGACACCGCCCGGTTCACCCCGGACGTCGAGGGGACCTACGAGATCGAGCTGAAGGTGAGCGACGAAGAGAGCTCGGACACCGACACGGTGGTCGTGACCGCCGAGACCTCGGTGAGCACGACTTGCCTGCTCATCTCGGAGTACATCGAGGGCTCGAGCGACAACAAAGCCGTCGAGCTCTACAACTGCGACAACGCCCCCATCGATCTGAGCGGGTTCGGCCTGTGCGTCGTCTCCAACGCGAACACCACCTGCACCAACTACGACATCGCGCTCGACGGCGAACTCGCCGCCGGCGACGTGCTCACCCTGTGCAACACCGGCCTCGATTCGGCGGTCTACGACCCGGCGAACTGCGACGTGGTCGACGGCTCGGTCAACTTCAACGGCAACGACCGCATCGTGGTCTACGAAGACGTCGACGACAGCGGCGACTTCGGCACGGGAGACATCCCCGCCGACACCTTCGGCGAAATCACCAACGTCCCCTCGTCGGCGACCACCTGGTCCGACACCACGCTGCGTCGCTGCGACTTCGAGCGCCTCGACGGCGCCTCGGGCTTCGACTTCACGCAATATTTTGTCGAGGCAGCGACGGACGATTTCAGTGATTTTGGCCAGGCGCCGACGGAAGGGTGTCCGTGA
- a CDS encoding amidase family protein, which translates to MPLQSGRACVDSAQMGDPDGDSDGAHDDCDNCPDLANPDQADSDHDGRGDLCDGDIDGDGIANDEDTCRGVFDPSQQDSDSDGLGDVCDACPLFEGSGDDGDGDTVARCLDNCPATANTDQADADADGVGDACDNCPNTPNAGQADVCAEPGEPDNFRVEEATVADIHRAIRTGEATCSQITDAYLQRIARFDLDVSEGAPINAFVMLNESLREQASALDEAFEASGELTGPLHCVPFVIKTNFDSTDTTTTNGSFALADTWAPDDGFAVAQMRERGALLVGSTGMDEFARGIHGIGGRHGKTGNAYDTDLNSGGSSAGSGAAVAASFAVGGTGTDNCGSLSIAAAYGGLVTMRSTFGLVSLDGVFPSGRLDTVAGPLARSVRDMALFLDAMAMRNSDDPLHTSSLWRRPASFTEHLDPDGLQGRRIGVLRQLSGRASKRYREPFEGGDASTHKAWTRALGDLERLGAEIVENVHIPSFSSRRYGGGLVVDVNAYLKTVDSPVDNFEQLCRTRALSRFVYDSIGECLEDAECRSDNPWGGLHDGAEAYERNRSRVERAMDDLELDALVLPADAYGAANRLATKSNCILPATSGLPAMVVPAGLSSDTPRLPVGLMFIGRAFDEPTLIEIGYAYEQGTGWRRPPTLASNTSPDDVPRLDLAQANALRRRIARAAFDEVLADGGKFDLSASRFRTIARRVLEDAGADYLLGGTE; encoded by the coding sequence GTGCCGCTCCAGAGCGGCCGGGCATGCGTCGACTCTGCGCAGATGGGCGATCCCGACGGTGATTCGGACGGCGCCCACGACGACTGCGACAACTGCCCCGATCTGGCCAACCCCGACCAAGCCGACTCGGACCACGACGGCCGGGGCGACCTGTGCGACGGAGATATCGACGGCGACGGCATCGCCAACGACGAGGACACCTGCCGGGGCGTGTTCGACCCGAGCCAGCAAGACTCCGATTCGGACGGGCTGGGCGACGTCTGCGACGCGTGCCCGCTTTTCGAGGGGAGCGGAGACGACGGTGACGGCGACACGGTCGCCAGGTGTCTCGACAACTGCCCTGCGACCGCCAACACAGACCAGGCCGACGCCGACGCCGACGGCGTGGGCGATGCGTGCGACAACTGCCCGAACACGCCCAACGCCGGCCAAGCCGACGTATGTGCCGAGCCCGGCGAGCCGGACAACTTCCGTGTCGAGGAGGCGACGGTCGCCGATATCCACCGCGCGATTCGCACAGGCGAGGCGACCTGCTCACAAATCACCGACGCCTACCTGCAGCGCATCGCGCGCTTCGACCTCGACGTGAGCGAAGGGGCGCCCATCAACGCCTTCGTCATGCTCAATGAGAGCCTGCGCGAGCAGGCCAGCGCGCTCGACGAGGCGTTCGAGGCCAGCGGCGAGCTCACCGGGCCGCTCCACTGCGTGCCGTTTGTCATCAAGACGAACTTCGATTCGACCGACACGACCACCACCAACGGATCATTCGCGCTCGCAGACACGTGGGCCCCCGACGACGGCTTCGCGGTCGCCCAGATGCGCGAGCGGGGAGCGCTGCTGGTCGGCTCGACCGGGATGGACGAGTTCGCCCGCGGCATCCACGGCATCGGCGGGCGCCACGGCAAGACCGGCAACGCCTACGACACCGACCTCAATTCGGGAGGCTCGAGCGCCGGCAGCGGCGCGGCGGTCGCGGCGAGCTTCGCGGTGGGCGGCACCGGCACGGACAATTGCGGATCGTTGTCGATCGCGGCGGCCTACGGGGGGCTGGTGACCATGCGCTCGACGTTCGGGTTGGTCAGCCTCGACGGCGTCTTTCCGAGCGGACGGCTCGATACGGTCGCCGGGCCCCTGGCGCGCTCGGTGCGTGACATGGCGCTCTTTTTGGACGCCATGGCCATGCGCAATTCTGATGACCCTCTCCATACGAGTAGCTTGTGGCGGCGTCCCGCCTCATTTACCGAGCACCTCGACCCCGACGGGCTACAGGGGCGGCGCATCGGCGTGCTTCGCCAGTTGTCGGGTCGTGCGAGCAAACGGTACCGTGAACCGTTCGAGGGAGGTGACGCCAGCACCCACAAAGCCTGGACCCGCGCGCTCGGGGATCTCGAGCGCCTGGGCGCCGAGATTGTCGAGAACGTCCATATCCCTTCATTTTCGAGCCGCCGCTACGGTGGCGGGCTTGTCGTCGACGTGAACGCCTACCTGAAGACGGTCGATTCACCGGTCGATAACTTCGAGCAACTGTGCCGCACGCGTGCACTCTCGAGGTTCGTGTACGACAGCATCGGAGAGTGTTTGGAAGATGCCGAATGCCGTTCGGACAACCCGTGGGGCGGGCTGCACGACGGCGCCGAGGCCTACGAGCGAAACCGAAGCCGCGTCGAGCGGGCGATGGACGACCTCGAGCTCGACGCGCTGGTGCTTCCGGCCGACGCCTACGGTGCGGCCAATCGGCTCGCGACCAAGAGCAACTGCATCTTGCCGGCGACCTCCGGGCTGCCCGCGATGGTCGTGCCCGCAGGGTTGTCGAGCGACACGCCCCGGCTCCCCGTCGGGCTGATGTTCATCGGCCGCGCCTTCGACGAGCCGACGCTCATCGAGATTGGGTACGCCTACGAGCAGGGCACCGGCTGGCGCCGGCCTCCGACGCTCGCGTCGAACACCTCGCCCGACGACGTCCCTCGCCTCGATTTGGCCCAGGCCAACGCGCTGCGCCGCCGCATCGCCCGCGCCGCCTTCGACGAAGTCCTGGCCGACGGCGGCAAATTCGACCTGAGCGCCAGTCGCTTCCGCACCATCGCTCGTCGGGTGCTCGAGGATGCCGGGGCGGATTATTTGTTGGGGGGGACGGAGTGA
- a CDS encoding alpha/beta hydrolase family protein has translation MNPRQPIHRSLTVALLAAVITTACSDDDQPFQRYEGPIPACEVEVRTGASAPSFEPARASAAPEYWKKGPYGVWNTSPAEPCGQDPVIRMGGDERDIALYITYPAVGVPTVSGRGEVAPGEWPVIVFAHANNDRECNIYRRYYSLHDHWASWGFIVVSVDGTHTNCRIGTTENIERRVDGQLAAVAKLRALHVDPSSRFFGRVDLDRIVFAGHSRGGGASLVAAERYGRSAGVIDLQGIDLTSFGFGAQTLPDFPVLGVTAGEDVDLNYPYAEPTEDQLGGPYTWLNINGGIHAYTADTVPIEPDDEPLIERAQQHDITEYYSTAFLARRVGVGDGRAPTAFVPDESADAVLASHEGARTVDRDISELGVYTRWRTDDTAIWLDHFDGASPGSNLTGGQNIAQGFARSQEVATYRPNSSPGGMYAKARSLLLEADGTATYRLELDEVVAPAEASLQARVKGPDAGPVAEFAVIVELADGTRQRFEGTEHVGPEPLAERFTQLVVPGEAFAGASIAAVEFEVRDGALFVDDLRLVALSE, from the coding sequence ATGAACCCACGCCAACCCATACATCGCTCACTGACCGTCGCGCTGCTCGCGGCCGTCATCACGACCGCGTGCAGCGACGACGACCAGCCTTTCCAGCGCTACGAGGGCCCCATCCCCGCCTGTGAGGTCGAAGTCCGCACGGGCGCGAGCGCGCCGAGCTTCGAGCCGGCGCGCGCGTCGGCTGCGCCCGAGTACTGGAAGAAGGGCCCGTACGGTGTCTGGAACACGAGCCCGGCCGAGCCGTGCGGGCAAGATCCGGTGATTCGCATGGGCGGCGACGAGCGCGATATCGCGCTCTACATCACCTACCCGGCGGTGGGCGTGCCCACGGTCTCGGGACGCGGGGAGGTCGCGCCCGGCGAGTGGCCGGTGATCGTGTTCGCCCACGCCAACAACGACCGCGAGTGCAATATCTACCGGCGCTACTACTCGCTGCACGACCACTGGGCGAGCTGGGGATTCATCGTCGTCTCGGTCGACGGCACGCACACCAACTGCCGCATCGGCACCACCGAAAACATCGAGCGGCGCGTCGACGGCCAACTCGCCGCGGTCGCCAAGCTGCGCGCGCTGCACGTCGACCCGAGCAGCCGGTTCTTCGGGCGCGTCGACCTCGACCGGATCGTCTTCGCCGGCCACAGCCGCGGCGGCGGGGCGAGCCTGGTTGCCGCCGAGCGCTACGGCCGGTCGGCCGGCGTCATCGACCTGCAGGGCATCGACCTGACCTCCTTTGGCTTCGGCGCGCAGACGCTGCCCGACTTTCCGGTCCTGGGCGTGACCGCCGGCGAGGACGTCGACCTGAACTATCCGTACGCCGAGCCCACCGAAGACCAACTCGGCGGCCCCTACACCTGGCTCAATATCAACGGCGGCATCCACGCCTACACCGCCGACACGGTGCCCATCGAGCCCGACGACGAGCCGCTCATCGAGCGGGCGCAGCAGCACGACATCACCGAGTACTACTCGACGGCCTTCCTGGCGCGCCGGGTCGGCGTGGGCGACGGCCGCGCGCCGACGGCCTTCGTGCCCGACGAATCCGCCGACGCGGTCCTCGCCAGCCACGAGGGCGCGCGCACGGTCGACCGCGACATCTCCGAACTCGGCGTCTACACCCGCTGGCGCACCGACGATACCGCCATTTGGCTCGACCACTTCGACGGCGCCTCGCCGGGGTCGAACCTGACCGGCGGCCAGAATATCGCCCAGGGCTTCGCGCGCTCCCAGGAGGTGGCGACCTACCGGCCGAACAGCAGCCCCGGCGGCATGTACGCCAAGGCGCGCTCGCTTCTGCTCGAGGCCGACGGCACCGCCACCTACCGCCTCGAGCTCGACGAGGTGGTCGCCCCGGCCGAGGCGAGCCTGCAGGCGCGGGTCAAAGGCCCCGACGCGGGCCCCGTGGCCGAATTCGCGGTGATCGTCGAGCTCGCCGACGGTACGCGGCAGCGCTTCGAGGGGACCGAGCACGTCGGGCCGGAGCCGCTCGCCGAACGCTTCACCCAGCTCGTCGTTCCGGGGGAAGCTTTCGCGGGCGCGAGCATCGCCGCCGTCGAGTTCGAGGTGCGCGACGGCGCGCTCTTCGTCGACGATCTGCGATTGGTGGCTTTGTCTGAGTAG
- a CDS encoding IS110 family transposase has product MSTMYVGADIHKSTSTVVVKDEQGRTVSKWVGHTSAENLSTQVMAIPGTVHMTFEESPYAAWMWDTLHPLVDKLVVCDPRRNKLIAEDDKSDEIDAETLADLLRGGFLKPVYHGSHSSRDIRHLVKSYQQVISDRVRIKNRLCGLFDGYGVRTNAKERYTCDQKARETLLKKLPGRGIQQRGRRLYVQLDLLDELVDEALRDMIAEARRFDAFEWIKSIPGFGDKRAAATIGWVRTPHRFRGKRQFFKYVGLAVVHRSTSDWRQGAKGLERKNNGQTMGLNNKYSRPLKDIIKGAAVTAATTDPAWGAHEAALIDDGMDREIARLTIARKLASILLSIWKRGEHYNAEKTVLRGS; this is encoded by the coding sequence ATGAGTACTATGTACGTTGGCGCAGACATTCACAAGTCGACCTCAACCGTTGTGGTCAAAGACGAGCAAGGGAGGACGGTAAGCAAGTGGGTCGGCCACACCAGCGCAGAGAATCTGTCGACGCAGGTCATGGCCATCCCCGGTACAGTGCACATGACCTTTGAAGAGTCTCCGTACGCTGCTTGGATGTGGGATACGCTGCATCCGCTTGTCGACAAGCTGGTGGTGTGTGACCCGAGACGAAACAAGCTCATTGCCGAAGATGACAAGAGTGACGAAATCGATGCGGAGACCCTGGCTGATCTGCTCCGCGGTGGATTCCTCAAGCCAGTGTACCATGGCTCCCATAGCAGCCGTGATATTCGCCATCTGGTCAAGAGTTATCAGCAGGTCATCTCGGATCGAGTGCGCATTAAAAACCGTTTATGCGGGCTCTTCGACGGCTACGGTGTTCGGACAAACGCCAAAGAGCGCTACACATGTGATCAAAAGGCTCGCGAGACACTGCTCAAGAAGCTTCCAGGGCGCGGCATCCAACAGCGAGGGCGTCGACTCTATGTCCAGCTTGATCTGCTCGATGAACTGGTCGACGAGGCCCTTCGAGACATGATCGCTGAGGCTCGGCGCTTCGATGCCTTCGAATGGATCAAGAGCATCCCGGGATTCGGTGATAAGCGAGCTGCCGCGACCATCGGCTGGGTGCGCACCCCCCATCGGTTTCGAGGCAAGCGCCAGTTCTTCAAGTATGTCGGATTGGCTGTCGTGCATCGAAGCACGTCAGATTGGAGGCAAGGAGCAAAAGGCCTCGAGCGAAAGAACAATGGCCAGACGATGGGGCTCAACAACAAGTACAGCCGGCCGCTCAAAGATATCATCAAAGGCGCCGCAGTGACGGCCGCAACGACGGACCCGGCATGGGGCGCACATGAGGCTGCACTGATCGATGACGGGATGGACCGGGAGATCGCCCGGCTGACCATCGCCCGGAAGCTCGCGTCGATCTTATTGTCCATCTGGAAACGAGGAGAACACTACAACGCAGAAAAGACAGTGCTAAGAGGGTCGTGA
- a CDS encoding DNA integrity scanning protein DisA nucleotide-binding domain protein, with product MPSIPSQIFDRVWVPDWEINPETFEQVLELAVEIAREGREGRKVGTIFSIGDSEAVLEASRCLILDPLAGHSDEVRHVSDHNLRETIKELAQLDGAFVVSDDGVVISAARYFSTDAEGIDVPLGLGARHIAGASVSCKTRAVAVVVSQSSIVRIFDDGHLVTEILPELWMLQIHGMIVHEDSVEKISEGEFTVVRRTD from the coding sequence ATGCCCTCGATTCCCTCGCAGATCTTCGACCGCGTGTGGGTGCCCGACTGGGAGATCAACCCGGAGACGTTCGAGCAGGTGCTCGAGCTGGCCGTCGAGATCGCTCGGGAGGGGCGCGAGGGGCGCAAGGTGGGCACGATCTTTTCGATCGGCGACAGCGAGGCGGTCCTCGAGGCGTCGCGCTGCCTCATCCTCGACCCCTTGGCCGGCCACTCCGACGAGGTCCGGCACGTCTCCGACCACAATCTTCGCGAGACCATCAAAGAGCTCGCCCAGCTCGACGGGGCGTTCGTCGTCTCCGATGACGGGGTGGTGATCTCGGCGGCGCGCTACTTCAGCACCGACGCCGAGGGCATCGACGTGCCCCTGGGCCTGGGCGCGCGCCACATCGCCGGGGCGTCGGTCTCCTGCAAGACGCGCGCGGTCGCCGTCGTCGTCTCGCAGAGCTCGATCGTGCGCATCTTCGACGACGGCCACCTAGTCACCGAAATCCTGCCCGAGCTTTGGATGCTCCAGATCCACGGCATGATCGTGCACGAAGATTCGGTCGAGAAGATCTCCGAAGGCGAGTTCACCGTGGTGCGCCGCACCGATTGA